A part of Actinomycetota bacterium genomic DNA contains:
- the groES gene encoding co-chaperone GroES — MKLRPLGDRVVVKPGESEEKTKSGLVIPDTAKEKPQEGEVIAVGPGRWENDKYVPLEVKVGDTIIYSKYGGTEVKIDGEEHLILSERDILAVVEK; from the coding sequence ATGAAGCTGAGACCGTTGGGAGATCGGGTGGTCGTAAAGCCCGGCGAGAGCGAGGAGAAGACCAAGTCCGGCCTGGTGATCCCCGACACCGCCAAGGAAAAGCCGCAGGAGGGGGAGGTCATCGCCGTCGGCCCCGGACGCTGGGAGAACGACAAGTACGTCCCGCTTGAGGTGAAGGTGGGGGACACCATCATCTATTCGAAGTACGGCGGGACGGAGGTGAAGATCGACGGCGAGGAGCACCTCATCCTGAGCGAGAGGGACATACTCGCCGTGGTCGAGAAGTAG